CGGGCGGCGAGAACGAGCAAGTCAATCGGGCGATCTTCGACACCGTTTTGGAGGAGTGGCGCCCTCCTGAGGGGACCCCGTTGGGATGGACGGATCCTGAGCGATGGGAACAGGCGGCTCGGTTCATGCGGGAGATGGGGTTGATCGATGTGGATGTGGACACGAGCGTCCTGTTCACCAACCGGTTTGTGGAGTCACCGTAGATCGTGAGTGAGCGAACTGCTGTGGTCGAGGGTGTGCGCCCGACGACGCCGCACGATCACGTGTTGTCGGCGGAGGGGGTGACCAAAGTCTTTCATAGCGCCCAGGGGCGTGTGCTGGCGCTGGACGACGTCTCCCTGCGGGTGGGGGCGGGGGAGTTCGTGTGCGTCGTCGGGGCATCGGGATGCGGCAAGTCGACGCTCTTGCGCGTGCTGGGGGGGCTGATCCCCCCCACGCGAGGGCGCGTCCTGTTGGGGGGAGAGCCGGTGATCGCCCCTCGCCGTCGCATCGGCTTCGTCTTCCAGCGAACCAACCTCATGCCGTGGCGCACGGTGCTGCGCAATGTGATGCTGCCGTTGGAGATCGCCGGCGTCTCCCGGGAGGAGGCGGTGGCTCGGGCCCGGGCGTTGATCGGGCTGGTCGGGCTGGAGGGGTACGAGCAGGTGTATCCGCATCAGCTCTCCGGCGGCATGCAGCAGCGGGTGGTCCTGGCGCGGGCGTTGATCCACAATCCGGCGCTGCTGCTGCTGGATGAGCCGTTTGGGGCGTTGGACGCGCTCACTCGAGAGCGTATGAACCTGGAGCTGTTGCGCATCTGGGATCTACGACGTCCGACGGTGATCCTGGTGACGCACAGCATCGCGGAGGCTGTCTTCCTGGCCGATCGTGTGTTGGTCATGCAGGGCCCACCGGGGCATATCTCCCATGAGATCACGGTCGATCTCGGGCGGCCTCGCACACTGCAGATGATGTACGGAGAGCGGTTCGCCGCTCTGGCGAGGCAGGTGCGGCAGGCGATCGGCCCGCTGGCGGATAATGGCGGGTGGGGGGAGGACATCCACCGTGGAGGTGCGGAATAGGCGACGGAATGGATGATGGGTTTATGCGCCGGGCCCTGCGCCTGGCTGAGCGTGGCCGGGGACGCACCAGTCCCAACCCCATGGTGGGGGCTGTCCTGGTCCGGAATGGCCGGGTCGTGGGAGAGGGGTTTCATCCCCGTGCAGGCGAGCCGCATGCCGAGATCATGGCTTTGCGACAGGCTGGGGAGGCTGCTCGGGGGGCGACGCTTTACGTTACCCTGGAGCCGTGCTGTCACTTCGGCCGGACGCCCCCCTGCACCCAGGCGATCATCGCCGCTGGGGTGGCTGAGGTGCATATGGCGATGTTGGACCCCAATCCCCGGGTGGCCGGGCAGGGGCGCGCCGAGTTGGAGGCGGCCGGCATTCGCACCTTCGTCGGCGAGTTGGAGGCGGAGGCGCGTGCTCTCAACGAGGTGTTCATCCATTGGATCACGACGGGGCGTCCTTTCGTCCTCGTTAAGTTCGCCATGAGCCTGGATGGCAAGATCGCCACGCGCACGGGTGACTCGCGCTGGATTACCGGACCGGAGGCCAGGAGACGAGGACATCAGTTCCGTGATCAGGCTGATGCGATCCTGGTGGGGGTGAACACCGTCATCGCGGACAATCCACAACTGACGACGCGGTTGGACGGAGCCGACGTTCATCATCCCCTGCGGGTGATCCTGGATAGCCGCGGGCGCATCCCTTTGATCGCTCGGGTGTTGGATCCGGCCTTGCCCGGCCGGACTATGGTGGCGACGACCGAGGCGATGTCTCTGGAGCGGCATCGGGCTCTCGCCTCTCGAGGAGCCCGGGTATCGGTCTTGCCTTCACGAAATGGACGCGTGAGCTTGCCGGACCTGTTGGAGCGGTTGGGGCAGGAGGAGATCACCAGCGTGCTGGTGGAGGGGGGTGAGACGGTCATAGGGGCCTTCTTTGCTCATCGGCTGGTCGACAAAGTGGCGGCCTTCATCGCCCCCATGATCATCGGCGGGCGGGAGGCGCCTACGCCGGTCGGCGATCTAGGTGTGGAGCGGATCTCCCAGGCTCTTCGCCTGGAGCGGGTGCAGGTGGAGCGAGTTGGCTCTGATCTGCTCATCACCGGCTACCCGTCCTGGCAGGAGGCGTAGATGTTTAGCGGTATCGTAGAGGAGATGGGGACGGTGCGTCGCATGAGGCGGCGTGGGAGGTCGGCGACGCTGGAGGTGGCTGCCCGGCAGGTGTTGCAGGGGACGCGGGTGGGCGATAGCATCGCCATCAACGGCGTCTGCCTGACGGTCACGATCCTGGAGCCGGGATGGTTCGCTGTGGATCTGACGCCGGAGACCTTACGACGCACCAACCTGGGGGCGCTGCGCCCGGGGAGTCCCGTCAACCTGGAGCGCAGCCTGTGCGTGGGAGATCGCATTGGGGGGCATTTCGTGCAGGGGCATGTGGATGGCGTTGGTCGGGTGGTAGCTCTTGTGCCGGAGGGGGAAGCGGTCCTCGTGCGCTTCCACGCGCCGTCCTCGGTGACACGGTACCTCGTCCCCAAGGGGTTTATCGCCGTGGACGGGGTCAGCCTGACGGTGGTGGAGCGGTGGGCCGAGGGCTTTACGGTTTCCCTGATCCCTCATACGATGGCCCATACCCTGGCGGGGCGTTACCAGATCGGCGATGAGGTGAATCTGGAGGTGGATGTTTTGGGCAAATATGTGGAGCGATTCCTGTTGGAGCGAGAGGGGGAAGGGGTGGGTTACGAGTTCTTGGTTCGGTATGGATTTGCGCGTTAGAGGTTATTAGAGGGCGATAGCCTCGGGGAAGCCCCTCCGCACCTCCCCTACAAAGCGGACTGTTGTCCGCTTCGAGCACGTATGGGCAGGTGCAAAGACTCGAGATATAGCCCTTCAAAGGGACTGCCTCTATGGAGAGGCCCGGAGGGGCGAAGCCCCTCCGGAAAAAGCCTGTCTCCCGCCTTTGACCTGCCCGGCCTCGGCCTGGGTCCTTCGGAAAGGGCCGAGAGGGGCAGGTGCAGGCCGGGAAAGGGGGAGGTGGTGGCTGAGGGAGACCCTCAGCCACCTTACCGGTGAATGTTCAGAACGTTCTAAGGGGGGATATGGCGCTGGCGACGATCGAGCAGGCGTTAGAGGAGCTGCGGGCGGGACGGATGATCATCGTCGTGGATGACGAAGGCCGGGAGAACGAGGGCGATCTGGTGATGGCGGCGGAGAAGGTCTCGCCCGAGGCCGTCAATTTCATGGCCGCTCACGGGCGTGGATTGATCTGTGTGGCGTTGACGGGGGATCGCCTGGACGCTTTGCGAATCCCCATGATGGTCCCGTCGGATGGGAACACCTCACGCTTCCAGACGGCCTTTACCGTCTCTGTGGACGCCAGACATGGCATCACGACGGGGATCTCCGCACCTGATCGGGCGATTACGATTCGCGCCCTGGTCGACCCGGCGACCCGGCCGGAGGATCTGGTGATGCCCGGACATGTCTTCCCTCTGCGGGCGCGAGAGGGAGGCGTGTTGGAGCGGGCCGGGCACACCGAGGCGGCGGTGGACTTGGCGCGGCTGGCGGGATTGCGGCCGGCCGGCGTGATCTGCGAGATCCTGGCGGAGGATGGGAGCATGGCCCGGATGCCGGATCTGGAGGCCTTCGCCGCTGCTCATCGCTTGAAGATCGTTCGTGTCGCCGATTTGATCGCTTATCGTCGCCAGCACGAGAGGTGGGTTCGGCGTGTGGCCCAGGCGCATTTGCCCACCCGGCATGGGACGTTCGCCATCCTGGCCTACGAGGAGGCCGCCACCGGCGCGTGTCACCTTGCTCTGGTGATGGGGGAGGTGGATGACGACCGCCCCGTGTTGGTGCGAGTGCACTCCGAGTGTCTCACGGGGGAGGTCTTCGGCTCCCAACGGTGCGACTGCGGTCCCCAGCTCGACCTGGCGATGCAGCGGATCGGCGCGGAGGGACGCGGGGTTGTGCTTTACCTGCGCCAGGAAGGGCGTGGGATCGGCTTGTGCAACAAGCTCCACGCGTATGCCCTGCAGGAACAGGGGATGGACACCGTGGAGGCGAACGAGCAGTTGGGCTTCCCTCCTGACTTGCGGGACTATAGCGTCGGCGCTCAGATCCTGCTCGATCTCGGGGTGCGAGAGCTTCGGCTGCTGACGAACAATCCTCGCAAGGTGGCGGGGCTGGCGGAGTACGGACTGCATGTGGTGGAGCGGATTCCATTGGTGGTGCAGCCGACGCCGGAGAATCGATTTTATCTGCGGACTAAGCGGGAGAAGCTGGGGCATCTCCTGGAAACATTCTGAAAGTTCCGATGGGAGGAATCGATATGGGGCAGGTCTGTGAGGGGACGCTGCTTGGGCAGGGATTGCGGTTCGCCCTGGTCGTGGCTCGTTTCAACGAGTTCATCACCGGCAAGCTATTGGAAGGCGCGCGGGATGCGCTGCGGCGACATGGTGTGGCGGATGAACATGTGGATGTTGCCTGGGCGCCGGGAGCTTTCGAGATCCCGCTGGTGGCCAGGTGGTTGGCGGAGAGCGGCCGCTATGATGCGGTGATCTGCCTGGGGGCGGTGATTCGGGGGGCGACTCCCCACTTCGATTTCGTGGCGGCCGAGGCGGCCAAGGGAGTAGCCTCCGTGGGG
The genomic region above belongs to Chloroflexota bacterium and contains:
- a CDS encoding ABC transporter ATP-binding protein; amino-acid sequence: MRPTTPHDHVLSAEGVTKVFHSAQGRVLALDDVSLRVGAGEFVCVVGASGCGKSTLLRVLGGLIPPTRGRVLLGGEPVIAPRRRIGFVFQRTNLMPWRTVLRNVMLPLEIAGVSREEAVARARALIGLVGLEGYEQVYPHQLSGGMQQRVVLARALIHNPALLLLDEPFGALDALTRERMNLELLRIWDLRRPTVILVTHSIAEAVFLADRVLVMQGPPGHISHEITVDLGRPRTLQMMYGERFAALARQVRQAIGPLADNGGWGEDIHRGGAE
- the ribD gene encoding bifunctional diaminohydroxyphosphoribosylaminopyrimidine deaminase/5-amino-6-(5-phosphoribosylamino)uracil reductase RibD; this encodes MDDGFMRRALRLAERGRGRTSPNPMVGAVLVRNGRVVGEGFHPRAGEPHAEIMALRQAGEAARGATLYVTLEPCCHFGRTPPCTQAIIAAGVAEVHMAMLDPNPRVAGQGRAELEAAGIRTFVGELEAEARALNEVFIHWITTGRPFVLVKFAMSLDGKIATRTGDSRWITGPEARRRGHQFRDQADAILVGVNTVIADNPQLTTRLDGADVHHPLRVILDSRGRIPLIARVLDPALPGRTMVATTEAMSLERHRALASRGARVSVLPSRNGRVSLPDLLERLGQEEITSVLVEGGETVIGAFFAHRLVDKVAAFIAPMIIGGREAPTPVGDLGVERISQALRLERVQVERVGSDLLITGYPSWQEA
- a CDS encoding riboflavin synthase, coding for MFSGIVEEMGTVRRMRRRGRSATLEVAARQVLQGTRVGDSIAINGVCLTVTILEPGWFAVDLTPETLRRTNLGALRPGSPVNLERSLCVGDRIGGHFVQGHVDGVGRVVALVPEGEAVLVRFHAPSSVTRYLVPKGFIAVDGVSLTVVERWAEGFTVSLIPHTMAHTLAGRYQIGDEVNLEVDVLGKYVERFLLEREGEGVGYEFLVRYGFAR
- a CDS encoding bifunctional 3,4-dihydroxy-2-butanone-4-phosphate synthase/GTP cyclohydrolase II; the protein is MALATIEQALEELRAGRMIIVVDDEGRENEGDLVMAAEKVSPEAVNFMAAHGRGLICVALTGDRLDALRIPMMVPSDGNTSRFQTAFTVSVDARHGITTGISAPDRAITIRALVDPATRPEDLVMPGHVFPLRAREGGVLERAGHTEAAVDLARLAGLRPAGVICEILAEDGSMARMPDLEAFAAAHRLKIVRVADLIAYRRQHERWVRRVAQAHLPTRHGTFAILAYEEAATGACHLALVMGEVDDDRPVLVRVHSECLTGEVFGSQRCDCGPQLDLAMQRIGAEGRGVVLYLRQEGRGIGLCNKLHAYALQEQGMDTVEANEQLGFPPDLRDYSVGAQILLDLGVRELRLLTNNPRKVAGLAEYGLHVVERIPLVVQPTPENRFYLRTKREKLGHLLETF
- a CDS encoding 6,7-dimethyl-8-ribityllumazine synthase, with product MGQVCEGTLLGQGLRFALVVARFNEFITGKLLEGARDALRRHGVADEHVDVAWAPGAFEIPLVARWLAESGRYDAVICLGAVIRGATPHFDFVAAEAAKGVASVGLSTGVPVILGILTTDTIEQAIERAGTKAGNKGFHAAMAAIEMANLRREIAA